The following proteins are co-located in the Polystyrenella longa genome:
- a CDS encoding bifunctional aminoglycoside phosphotransferase/ATP-binding protein codes for MTSNANETWPPLLEALKKHPPFEHSVDHLSMMETHISWILLTGEFVYKFKKPVDLGFVDFTSLEKRKFYCEEELRLNSRFTEGLYLEVVCFTGPVEAPLINGPGDPLDYAVKMSQFPQESLLSHLVEQGKLQPEHIDRLAKTVANFHQQVNVADEKSPFGNLARIKEPVDENFRQLFSSMNNEAESKSRLEKLHSWSKKEHARLTSRFLKRKQDGFVRECHGDMHLGNMILWNGKVTLFDCIEFNESFRWIDVLSEVAFCVMDLMYRGHSELGHRFLNQYLEWTGDYSGMDLFPYYLAYRAMVRAKVAGIRGQQPGLTESERLKVRQESLGYLQLAEQFASKTQPVLMITHGFSGSGKTYGSQKLVDGLGAIRIRSDVERKRLHGLEQHESSQSAPGSDLYSTKATDRTYRVLEELAQILIEAGKGVIVDATFLKFDRRDQFRQLARQLQVPFRILDFAAPDNILKDRIMQRNATQQDASEADLEVLQLQRQAAEPLRLQEISEVIRLGDSDTFSAAISSITQLVENDS; via the coding sequence ATGACCAGCAACGCAAATGAAACATGGCCACCACTACTGGAAGCTTTGAAAAAGCATCCGCCTTTTGAACATTCAGTGGACCATTTGTCGATGATGGAAACTCACATTTCCTGGATCCTCTTGACCGGAGAGTTTGTTTACAAATTCAAAAAACCGGTCGATCTGGGTTTCGTCGATTTCACCTCGCTTGAGAAACGAAAATTCTATTGCGAAGAAGAATTACGACTGAATAGCAGGTTCACGGAAGGCCTCTATCTGGAAGTGGTCTGCTTCACTGGGCCAGTGGAGGCCCCTCTAATTAACGGTCCTGGCGATCCACTCGATTACGCCGTAAAAATGAGTCAGTTCCCCCAGGAATCGCTATTAAGTCACTTGGTCGAACAGGGAAAGCTGCAACCGGAACATATTGATCGCTTGGCCAAGACAGTGGCAAACTTTCATCAACAGGTGAATGTTGCGGATGAAAAATCCCCCTTCGGCAATCTGGCACGAATTAAAGAACCTGTCGATGAAAACTTTCGACAGTTATTCTCCTCCATGAATAACGAAGCTGAATCGAAATCTCGCCTGGAGAAACTTCACAGCTGGAGTAAGAAAGAACACGCCCGGTTGACAAGTCGATTCCTTAAGCGAAAACAGGACGGCTTCGTTCGCGAATGCCATGGAGACATGCATCTCGGCAATATGATCCTGTGGAATGGAAAAGTGACATTATTTGACTGCATTGAATTCAATGAAAGCTTTCGCTGGATCGATGTGCTGAGCGAAGTCGCATTTTGTGTGATGGATTTAATGTACCGGGGACATTCAGAATTGGGGCATCGATTTCTCAATCAGTATTTGGAGTGGACTGGCGATTATTCCGGCATGGATTTGTTTCCATACTATCTGGCCTATCGAGCGATGGTGCGAGCCAAGGTTGCTGGTATTCGCGGACAGCAGCCAGGGCTGACTGAGTCGGAACGATTGAAAGTCCGGCAGGAAAGCCTGGGGTACCTTCAGCTGGCAGAACAATTCGCAAGCAAGACGCAACCCGTTCTCATGATCACCCATGGCTTCTCTGGTAGCGGTAAGACCTACGGTTCCCAAAAACTGGTCGATGGTTTAGGGGCGATCCGAATTCGTTCTGACGTAGAACGAAAGCGACTACACGGACTTGAGCAACATGAAAGTAGTCAGTCCGCTCCTGGTAGCGACCTGTATTCAACGAAGGCGACAGACAGAACTTATCGTGTCCTTGAGGAACTAGCCCAGATCCTGATCGAAGCGGGAAAGGGGGTGATCGTCGATGCGACTTTTTTGAAATTCGATCGACGTGATCAATTCCGACAACTGGCCCGACAACTGCAAGTCCCTTTTCGAATCCTTGACTTCGCGGCACCTGACAACATTCTAAAGGATCGAATCATGCAGAGAAACGCCACTCAACAGGACGCTTCCGAGGCGGACCTCGAGGTTCTTCAACTTCAACGACAAGCAGCGGAACCTTTGCGTCTCCAAGAGATCTCCGAAGTTATTCGCCTCGGAGACTCAGACACTTTTTCAGCTGCGATCTCCTCAATCACCCAATTGGTTGAAAACGATTCTTAG
- a CDS encoding formate/nitrite transporter family protein — MNEPKSLLDSDGNPIKEHPDAPPPTERTKERKQEEEDFISVIIKRSDAAQRHPDDTLEKAIEEGSEQLKRPAVSLWLSSMAGGMIVGFSAMAVAVMVTLTHPLENVLLTRLASALVYPLGFVICIMSGAQLFTEHTATSMYPFLDRRSTFPKLLRLWSIVIAGNLIGAAIIGFLLSIADNVVKAKEGYLLIGEHLTEYSFESLFVSAVLAGWLMALGAWLVLATPPDSSQIMVVFIVTFVIGLGGLHHSIAGSAEMFTAWFIGDKHTPYEVFRFIGIALLGNTFGGSIFVAVLNYAHIRQTQVSE, encoded by the coding sequence ATGAACGAGCCGAAGTCACTCTTGGATTCCGATGGTAACCCCATCAAAGAACATCCCGATGCCCCTCCTCCCACGGAGCGAACGAAAGAGCGTAAACAGGAAGAGGAAGATTTCATCTCGGTGATTATCAAACGGTCCGATGCGGCCCAGCGTCATCCGGATGATACGCTCGAAAAAGCGATTGAAGAAGGAAGTGAGCAACTTAAACGTCCCGCTGTCTCCCTCTGGTTGTCATCGATGGCTGGTGGAATGATTGTGGGATTCTCCGCGATGGCGGTCGCCGTCATGGTGACTTTAACTCATCCCTTGGAGAATGTACTGCTCACTCGCTTGGCCTCTGCTCTGGTATATCCTCTCGGATTCGTGATCTGTATTATGAGCGGTGCGCAGCTTTTCACCGAACACACAGCCACGTCGATGTACCCTTTTCTTGATCGTCGCAGCACATTTCCGAAATTGTTACGCCTCTGGTCGATTGTAATTGCCGGAAACCTGATCGGAGCGGCGATCATTGGATTTCTGCTCAGCATCGCGGATAATGTTGTGAAGGCAAAAGAAGGTTACCTGCTGATCGGAGAGCATCTCACGGAGTATTCATTCGAATCTTTATTCGTGAGCGCTGTGCTGGCCGGATGGTTAATGGCATTGGGGGCCTGGCTCGTTTTGGCCACTCCCCCGGACAGCAGTCAGATCATGGTCGTGTTTATTGTGACTTTTGTTATCGGGCTCGGCGGGCTTCACCACTCCATCGCGGGTTCCGCCGAGATGTTCACCGCCTGGTTCATTGGCGACAAGCATACTCCCTACGAAGTTTTTCGGTTCATTGGAATTGCATTATTAGGGAATACGTTCGGCGGCAGCATCTTCGTGGCCGTTTTAAATTACGCCCACATCCGCCAGACGCAGGTCTCCGAATAA
- a CDS encoding DUF4112 domain-containing protein → MAKFERISEEDIPEEIARIERIEQLAKWLDDAYRIPGTNFRVGWDTIIGLVPGIGDAATTLMSAWMINEARRLGVSRWTLLRMVSNVGIDAIVGIVPFVGDLFDVAFKSNRKNMNLLRKSLAKRPSRQVQPNGVEVEVLKPASRSKVSM, encoded by the coding sequence ATGGCAAAATTTGAACGCATCTCTGAAGAAGACATCCCAGAAGAAATTGCCCGTATAGAGCGCATTGAGCAGCTTGCCAAGTGGTTAGATGACGCCTACCGTATCCCCGGCACCAATTTCCGCGTGGGTTGGGATACGATCATTGGCCTCGTTCCCGGTATTGGTGACGCAGCGACCACTTTGATGTCCGCGTGGATGATTAACGAAGCGCGTCGACTCGGTGTTTCCCGCTGGACACTCTTGCGTATGGTTTCCAATGTCGGCATCGATGCGATCGTCGGGATCGTTCCTTTCGTCGGTGACCTGTTTGACGTCGCCTTCAAGTCCAATCGCAAAAACATGAACCTCCTCCGAAAGTCACTGGCAAAACGTCCTTCTCGCCAAGTGCAACCAAATGGAGTCGAGGTTGAAGTCTTAAAGCCCGCATCGCGAAGCAAGGTTTCTATGTAA
- a CDS encoding carbon storage regulator, protein MLVLSRKCGEEIVIDGNIRVQVIQCSGGRVRLGISAPGDVAIKRSELLEKEELSTKHLPFGHISESATLEFV, encoded by the coding sequence ATGCTGGTACTTTCACGAAAATGCGGCGAAGAAATCGTTATTGATGGAAACATTCGGGTCCAAGTAATCCAGTGTAGCGGTGGTCGAGTTCGATTGGGAATTTCCGCTCCTGGAGACGTCGCTATCAAGCGGTCGGAACTCTTGGAAAAAGAAGAACTTTCGACTAAGCATCTTCCATTCGGTCACATCTCCGAATCAGCTACATTAGAGTTTGTTTAG
- a CDS encoding DEAD/DEAH box helicase — protein MSIENPVEPPTVMDPVLETFHPVIREWFASRFAGPTEPQVAGWPVIAAGKPTLIAAPTGSGKTLTAFLSCINRLLLSALEGNLAEETQVVYLSPLRALSNDMHRNLEEPLAEITALAQAEGIDMPHLSVGLRTGDTKPSRRASLVRKPPHILVTTPESLYLMLTAGKARETLRQVDTVIVDEIHALVRDKRGSHLALSLERLEHVSERSIQRIGLSATQRPMSRIAKFLVGGWPGESINIEQPGVLEPEPSNGDEPVPMAHPVNPDDEVLPSDYCEIVDVGHARQLDLGIETPRSELQAVCMHEQWDEVNEQLVEMINSHRSTLLFVNTRRMAERLTHQLTELLGEEVIGSHHGSLSAKIRLETERKLKEGELKAVVATASLELGLDIGYIDLVIQIGSPRAISTFLQRIGRSGHSLGLIPKGRLFALTRDELIECMGVIRAVKSGRLDVLPMPEHPYDVLAQQIVAEVAAEEWGTDDLYELFIRAYPYRNLSRKEFDRTIHYLSEGVSQNSVRNLRYLHHDQVQKRIRARKSARITATCNAGAIPEVASYRVVLDPEKTVVGTLDEEFAVESSRGDVFLLGNNSWRIQHVRGSDVTVTDAAGAPPTIPFWQGEAPGRTFELSEEVSLLREALETRLKSQDDEATTTWLAEETFCSEEIARQAVAYCRAQLEAIGLLPNQKQIVFERFFDESGGMQLVVHAPFGAGINRAWGFSMRKRFCRSFDFELQATADDDGWILSLGPQHSFPIESLFPMLTSNNSRGLLEQAVLTVPMFQVRWRWNVTRALLVTKFQFGKKVPPALQRFRADDLLTAVFPKLTGCQEEHTGDHEVPDHPLANQTMEDCLHEIIDIEGLERTLRLVEAGEITLIARDTREPSPFSYGLLNSNPYTFLDGGEVQERRARTVGTRRGMAVESVSDLAHLDPEAIARVRTEAEPLVRTADELHDVLMVRVALPICEGQEWTRFYDQLESEKRAALTRLPNGEEAWVATERVPLFEKIFPNAPLEPVWPVPEALRKDWDSIEAKVLYVRGLLDICGPITATEVAKRLSLEVEHTKLLLEALEGEGTVLRGLFSFGSFQSKSEEEQGTAAATDTEASQDELSTEETSTEQTNTPELAAEREQEWCHRRLLSRIHRLTIAGLRQQIEPVDVPTFLRFLFRHHGLDKKLPRSGSNGVYEVLQLLEGVDAAAMAWERNLLPDRIAEYNPAWLDELCLTGELGWGRLYPPKQDELETGPTATFTRIMPVALWLREDLDWLTAIKPPPESHRLSSPAEEVLEQLRKTGAMFFRELLSETRMLPGHLKAALGELVARGLVTADGFEGLRNLISDKEDKRNGRAQLKRGKLRRRSDTGSAGRWAIWNKELSGEQESGDPGASDQEMIEEVEKSDPKLNPAEEWAWLLLRRWGVVFKDLLQREQGTPSWYELLQVYRRLEARGEIRGGRFIRGVAGEQFGLGETVKQLRELRDEKPQDEYTVVCAADPLNLVGILTEHARVTTSAHNKIVYYNGKPLAALQGGALQSLEDLSAIQMEKVARLLGKQPGKVSDLRSQTFEQLFAEQEEYRKRGTEIDKQEKTDGEESEASPRYPNGIPRPMIG, from the coding sequence TTGTCGATTGAAAATCCGGTAGAACCGCCAACCGTCATGGACCCGGTACTGGAGACGTTCCATCCGGTGATCCGGGAATGGTTCGCTTCCCGGTTTGCCGGTCCAACGGAGCCTCAGGTGGCCGGTTGGCCGGTGATTGCCGCGGGCAAACCGACTTTGATCGCCGCCCCGACAGGTAGTGGTAAAACTCTCACCGCTTTTCTCTCCTGCATTAACCGACTGCTGCTTTCAGCTCTCGAGGGTAACCTGGCGGAAGAGACCCAAGTTGTCTATCTGTCGCCGCTCCGAGCGCTCTCTAACGACATGCACCGAAATCTCGAGGAACCACTCGCCGAAATTACGGCGCTGGCTCAGGCCGAAGGTATCGACATGCCGCACCTGAGTGTTGGTTTACGAACGGGCGACACCAAACCTTCTCGGCGTGCCTCGCTGGTTCGCAAGCCCCCTCATATTCTGGTCACGACGCCGGAATCGCTCTATCTGATGTTAACAGCAGGAAAGGCACGCGAGACGTTGCGTCAAGTCGATACCGTGATCGTCGATGAGATCCATGCCCTTGTTCGTGACAAACGAGGTTCGCACCTGGCGCTTTCCCTCGAACGGTTAGAACATGTGTCGGAACGTTCCATTCAGCGAATCGGCCTCTCGGCTACACAGCGACCCATGTCTCGAATCGCCAAATTTCTCGTCGGTGGTTGGCCGGGAGAATCGATCAACATTGAGCAGCCTGGAGTCCTCGAGCCTGAACCGTCAAACGGTGATGAACCAGTTCCGATGGCGCATCCCGTTAATCCGGATGACGAAGTTCTACCGAGCGACTATTGCGAGATTGTCGACGTCGGTCATGCGCGACAACTTGATCTAGGCATCGAAACTCCTCGTTCGGAGTTGCAAGCAGTCTGCATGCACGAGCAGTGGGATGAAGTGAATGAACAACTGGTCGAGATGATCAATTCTCACCGCAGCACGCTTTTGTTTGTTAATACCCGGCGAATGGCCGAACGATTGACGCACCAACTGACTGAGTTGCTCGGCGAAGAAGTTATTGGAAGTCACCATGGTTCCTTGTCTGCCAAGATTCGGCTGGAGACGGAACGCAAACTGAAAGAGGGGGAGCTGAAAGCGGTCGTCGCAACCGCCTCTCTCGAACTCGGACTGGATATCGGTTACATCGATCTCGTTATTCAAATTGGATCACCACGGGCAATCTCGACGTTCCTGCAACGCATCGGTCGGTCGGGACACTCATTGGGACTGATTCCCAAAGGACGATTATTTGCCCTCACACGGGACGAGTTGATCGAATGTATGGGCGTGATCCGTGCGGTGAAATCGGGCAGGTTAGATGTCTTGCCAATGCCCGAACATCCTTACGATGTTCTCGCTCAGCAGATCGTCGCCGAGGTTGCTGCTGAAGAGTGGGGCACGGATGATCTGTATGAATTATTCATCCGCGCTTATCCTTATCGCAATCTGTCGCGCAAGGAATTTGACCGAACGATCCACTATCTGAGTGAAGGGGTTTCGCAGAACAGTGTCCGCAACTTGCGTTACCTCCATCATGATCAGGTTCAAAAACGAATCCGCGCCCGGAAGTCGGCCCGTATTACTGCAACGTGTAACGCCGGAGCGATTCCCGAAGTCGCTTCGTATCGGGTCGTTCTCGATCCGGAAAAGACAGTAGTAGGAACTCTCGATGAAGAGTTCGCCGTCGAGAGCAGCCGGGGAGATGTCTTCCTGTTGGGGAACAACTCCTGGCGCATCCAACATGTGCGCGGATCGGATGTCACAGTGACCGATGCGGCGGGGGCTCCACCGACGATTCCATTCTGGCAGGGAGAAGCTCCGGGCCGCACGTTCGAGTTGTCCGAAGAAGTCTCGCTGTTGCGGGAAGCACTCGAAACACGATTGAAGTCTCAGGACGATGAAGCGACTACCACTTGGTTAGCGGAAGAGACGTTCTGCTCAGAGGAGATTGCACGGCAGGCAGTTGCTTATTGCCGGGCGCAGTTGGAAGCGATTGGATTGCTACCAAATCAAAAACAAATCGTCTTCGAGCGATTCTTTGATGAGTCGGGCGGAATGCAGCTCGTCGTGCACGCCCCTTTTGGTGCCGGTATCAATCGGGCATGGGGATTTTCCATGCGTAAACGGTTCTGCCGTTCCTTCGATTTTGAATTACAGGCGACGGCGGATGACGATGGTTGGATTCTCTCTCTCGGACCACAACACAGCTTTCCGATCGAGAGTCTCTTTCCGATGCTCACCTCAAACAATTCGCGGGGCCTATTGGAACAGGCAGTGCTGACTGTTCCAATGTTCCAGGTTCGCTGGCGCTGGAATGTGACACGGGCGTTACTGGTCACGAAGTTCCAGTTCGGCAAAAAAGTTCCTCCAGCGCTCCAGCGTTTTCGCGCGGACGATCTGTTGACGGCCGTCTTCCCCAAGTTGACGGGTTGTCAGGAAGAACATACAGGCGACCACGAGGTACCTGACCACCCTCTAGCCAACCAGACGATGGAAGACTGCCTGCACGAGATTATCGACATTGAAGGCTTGGAACGAACGCTGCGACTGGTGGAAGCGGGCGAGATTACATTGATCGCACGCGATACCCGCGAACCCTCGCCCTTCAGTTATGGATTGCTCAACTCGAATCCTTATACTTTTCTGGATGGTGGTGAGGTACAGGAACGCCGCGCCCGCACGGTAGGTACACGACGCGGGATGGCGGTCGAGTCTGTCAGTGACTTGGCGCATCTCGACCCCGAAGCGATTGCACGAGTACGAACCGAAGCCGAACCCCTGGTTAGAACTGCCGATGAACTACACGACGTGTTGATGGTTCGTGTTGCCTTGCCGATTTGTGAGGGACAGGAATGGACCCGTTTTTATGATCAACTGGAAAGTGAAAAACGAGCCGCCTTAACGCGTCTACCCAATGGTGAGGAAGCGTGGGTCGCGACGGAACGAGTTCCGTTGTTTGAGAAAATCTTCCCGAATGCTCCTTTGGAACCTGTCTGGCCTGTGCCCGAAGCGCTGCGTAAAGATTGGGATTCAATTGAAGCTAAGGTTCTCTATGTTCGTGGTTTGCTGGATATCTGCGGCCCAATCACAGCGACCGAAGTCGCCAAACGACTCTCGCTCGAAGTAGAACACACTAAACTACTGCTCGAAGCACTCGAAGGGGAGGGGACAGTCCTGCGGGGCCTGTTCTCATTTGGTTCATTTCAGTCGAAGAGCGAAGAAGAACAAGGAACGGCAGCGGCTACGGACACTGAAGCATCACAGGACGAACTCAGTACAGAGGAGACCAGTACTGAGCAGACCAACACACCGGAACTGGCAGCCGAGCGCGAGCAGGAATGGTGTCACCGTCGATTGCTCTCACGAATTCATCGTTTGACCATCGCAGGTTTGCGACAGCAAATTGAACCAGTGGATGTACCGACGTTTCTTCGATTTCTATTCCGCCACCATGGACTCGATAAGAAGTTGCCTCGAAGTGGTTCGAATGGGGTTTATGAAGTACTCCAGTTACTGGAAGGGGTCGACGCGGCGGCGATGGCGTGGGAGCGAAATTTGTTGCCGGACCGAATTGCAGAATACAACCCGGCTTGGCTGGATGAACTGTGCCTGACGGGGGAACTCGGTTGGGGTCGGCTCTATCCTCCGAAGCAGGATGAACTGGAAACAGGCCCGACGGCCACCTTCACCCGCATCATGCCGGTCGCGCTCTGGTTGCGGGAAGACTTGGACTGGTTAACGGCAATCAAACCACCACCGGAATCTCATCGACTTAGCAGCCCCGCGGAAGAAGTACTGGAACAATTGCGAAAAACTGGCGCGATGTTCTTTCGCGAATTGCTCAGCGAGACTCGCATGTTACCCGGCCATTTGAAAGCGGCCCTGGGGGAACTGGTCGCACGGGGGTTGGTTACGGCCGATGGCTTTGAGGGGCTTCGGAACCTGATTAGCGATAAAGAAGACAAACGTAACGGCCGTGCCCAACTGAAACGGGGAAAACTTCGACGACGGTCGGACACGGGCAGTGCGGGGCGTTGGGCAATCTGGAACAAAGAACTCAGTGGTGAACAGGAATCGGGCGATCCGGGAGCGAGTGACCAGGAGATGATTGAAGAGGTTGAAAAGTCGGATCCCAAACTCAATCCCGCCGAAGAATGGGCGTGGTTGTTACTGCGTCGTTGGGGTGTTGTGTTCAAAGATTTGCTGCAGCGGGAACAGGGAACCCCTTCCTGGTATGAACTATTACAAGTCTATCGCCGCTTGGAAGCCCGAGGTGAGATTCGTGGTGGGCGATTTATTCGCGGAGTCGCTGGCGAACAATTTGGCTTGGGTGAAACCGTCAAGCAACTTCGTGAGTTGCGTGATGAAAAACCCCAGGACGAATACACGGTCGTCTGTGCGGCCGACCCGCTTAATCTGGTTGGTATCCTGACGGAGCATGCCCGCGTAACAACGTCGGCTCATAATAAGATCGTCTACTACAACGGCAAACCACTCGCCGCCCTGCAGGGAGGGGCTCTGCAAAGCCTTGAAGACCTTTCCGCAATACAAATGGAAAAAGTCGCCCGCCTGTTGGGGAAACAACCGGGCAAAGTTTCGGACCTGCGATCGCAAACGTTCGAGCAGCTATTCGCAGAGCAGGAAGAGTACCGCAAACGGGGCACGGAAATCGACAAGCAGGAGAAGACCGACGGGGAAGAATCGGAAGCGAGCCCCCGTTATCCCAATGGAATACCACGACCCATGATTGGGTAA
- a CDS encoding diacylglycerol kinase, protein MQTRLNSILKEERPVKQRASWRQYLIELERGFAQIIRSDSVFFFHTFCLTIVLTCSFILGLSMMEWAMVVLSCTLAISAEMFNKVLKAIWDNLGHHFSEAAQNSIRIGTASATLTLIGASITVGIILGHRLWELLH, encoded by the coding sequence ATGCAGACTCGTTTGAACAGCATCTTGAAAGAAGAACGTCCCGTCAAACAGCGGGCCAGTTGGCGACAGTACCTCATCGAACTTGAACGAGGTTTCGCACAGATTATCCGTAGCGACAGCGTCTTTTTCTTTCACACGTTCTGCCTGACCATTGTCCTGACTTGTTCATTCATCCTGGGTCTGTCGATGATGGAATGGGCCATGGTCGTTCTCTCTTGTACCCTCGCCATTTCCGCCGAGATGTTCAACAAAGTCCTTAAAGCGATCTGGGACAACCTGGGGCATCACTTCTCTGAAGCTGCCCAGAACAGCATCCGCATCGGCACCGCCTCCGCCACGCTGACGCTCATCGGTGCCAGCATCACTGTCGGTATAATCCTCGGCCACCGGCTGTGGGAATTGTTACATTGA
- a CDS encoding glycosyltransferase family 39 protein, translating into MNSQNCTHSYLLWISLLALGMRLGVLVFYRDQLGMDVDAYLAHAQTLLDNGGYFKPGTEVPTAFRPPLLPILYAAILSLGGGLWGIGIVQVMLGTASVWFTGKTASRMGNQATGAVAAGVMAFDPLLLFATASLMTETLFVFLLSLFCWRVSAINEKSAAFPLVTLGLIGGALALCRPGIWAWGGLVGVSCLIIAIRKKRMGLFLRQGILIFTGISIVVLPWVVRNWVVMGQPILTTTHGGYTLLLGNNETFYKEVISQPWGTTWQGDSLDRWQIEMEAEMRADLGQQEATGEIARDRWMNSRAKNWIVNHPGSFFDSSWLRLRRFWALAPHSVDEENRMIGIAISGYYILLYLASIIGLGFWLLFRKSEVPVVRVLTFTLLCVVSLTLIHLVYWSNMRMRAPVDFCLAIFAGGIALGFTERRLHRTASTKDK; encoded by the coding sequence TTGAATTCCCAAAACTGCACTCACTCTTATCTGCTTTGGATCAGCCTCCTCGCGTTGGGAATGCGGCTTGGTGTACTTGTCTTTTATCGTGATCAACTCGGGATGGATGTTGATGCCTATCTAGCTCATGCGCAGACGTTATTAGACAATGGAGGGTACTTCAAACCGGGAACTGAGGTTCCCACCGCTTTCCGGCCTCCCCTGCTTCCCATTCTCTATGCCGCGATCTTAAGCCTAGGTGGCGGTTTGTGGGGAATCGGAATTGTACAAGTGATGCTGGGAACAGCGTCTGTATGGTTCACTGGTAAGACCGCCTCCCGCATGGGGAATCAGGCGACTGGGGCCGTGGCCGCTGGAGTCATGGCTTTCGATCCGCTACTACTTTTCGCCACCGCCAGCCTGATGACGGAAACGCTGTTCGTCTTTTTACTGAGCCTGTTTTGCTGGCGAGTCTCGGCCATTAATGAAAAATCAGCAGCGTTTCCGCTGGTTACGTTGGGACTTATCGGCGGGGCCTTGGCTCTGTGTCGTCCGGGCATCTGGGCTTGGGGTGGGCTCGTCGGTGTGAGTTGTCTGATTATTGCAATTCGAAAAAAGCGGATGGGGCTATTTCTGCGGCAGGGAATTCTAATCTTTACCGGTATCTCTATCGTCGTCCTTCCCTGGGTCGTGCGGAACTGGGTTGTGATGGGGCAACCGATCCTTACGACGACCCATGGCGGCTACACTCTTTTGCTTGGCAATAATGAGACTTTTTATAAGGAAGTCATTTCGCAACCTTGGGGGACAACCTGGCAAGGGGACTCTCTCGACAGGTGGCAAATCGAGATGGAAGCGGAGATGCGAGCGGACCTCGGACAACAAGAGGCAACAGGAGAAATCGCCCGGGATCGGTGGATGAATTCACGGGCGAAGAACTGGATTGTCAATCATCCCGGTTCATTCTTCGACTCGAGTTGGTTACGGCTAAGGCGGTTTTGGGCTCTGGCTCCCCATTCCGTTGACGAAGAAAATCGAATGATTGGGATCGCCATCAGTGGATATTACATACTTCTCTATCTTGCCTCGATTATCGGCTTGGGGTTTTGGCTCCTGTTTCGTAAATCGGAAGTCCCGGTCGTCCGAGTGCTGACCTTCACTTTACTCTGCGTAGTAAGCCTCACTTTAATTCATCTGGTTTACTGGTCGAATATGCGAATGCGGGCTCCGGTCGATTTCTGTCTGGCAATCTTCGCGGGAGGCATAGCATTGGGATTCACAGAGAGGCGATTGCACAGAACTGCTTCGACCAAGGATAAATGA